CTTTACCAACTCAACATCATTCCTGATGCACCAGAGGAACCACACAGCAGAGAAACCCTTCAAGTGTGAGGAATGTGACATGGCTTTCACACAACCCTCTGATCTCCTGAGACACCAgagggtccacactggggagaaaccCTTCAAGTGTGAGATGTGTGATAAAGCTTTCACCCGTTCAGCAACACTTGTGAGACACCGACGCATGcacactggggagaaaccattcataTGTGAGGTTTGTGAGATGGCTTTCACCCAATCCTCTGAACTAGTGATACACCAGAGGATTCAcactgggcaaaagcccttcaagtgTGATCTTTATGACCAAGCTTTCACACGGTCAGCAACACTTGTGAATCACCGACacattcacactggggagaggccatttagaTGTGAAGTCTGCAACCAAGTCTTTGGACGGTCATCAACACTTGTGAGTCACTGACGTtttcacactgggaaaaagaatTTTGGCTGTGAGGTGTGTAATGAGGGTTTTACACAATCATTGGCATTGATGAATCATCATCACAGGCACATAGGGAAAACTGTTCCCATGTGAGGCGAGTTCTCTGAGCCATCATCCCTTTGTGTACATGGACACATTTACACAAGTGAAAGCTGttcgtcaccataccaggtaacatcatcagtgaaagtctccggtgaagcactaGTGGTATGTCCCGCcgctctatttataggtcttagtttcttaaggtgggcgatgtcatttccagttctttttttccaAGGGAAGGGAGATCGATTTGGATTCTATGTGTTTATTGAAGAAGTTCTGGTTAGAATCCTCCTGCGTGTCTTTGTTTCTAGGATGTgcatgttgtcccagtcaaagtggtgtctttcTTTGTTTGTATGTATGGAAATTAGTGACAGCGGGTAGTGTCTTTTGGTGGCAAGCTTCCTGTATGTTTGTCcgatgtaatttttttttctttttttttaaacagttcttgcatggtatcttgtaaatgatgttagATTTGCTGGTAACATCTAATGGATGCTTTAGTTTCATTACGCACTGTTTAAGTGTGCCGGTAGGTTGTGGGCTTCCATGAtcccaaggggtctgagtagtctggaaatcaggatacactaacaccaactagccaccaaaagacacgacccactatcactagtttccatacatacagacaaagaaggacaccactttgactgggacaacacacacatccttggACAGGCGAAAGAAATTcacacacgagaattcttagtatgccatgcctctaagtagaactccatcaataaacaaatCAATTTAGATgatatctaccttcccttgaaaaaaagaaacagaaatgacatcacccatcttaagaaaccaagacctataaatagataGATGGGACATACCACCGCTTCACTGGAagctctcactgatgatgttaccttgtatggtaatgaaacatctgaaaacaaaccttccagctcattgagctaacttacatacttatcaacctgagctacaaatcttctcaaaaattgctaatATAATGTAATATTCTATCATTGTTTCCACATGTCTTAGGAAGGTTAATGGAATGTTGGTGCATATTTCAAGAGATTCTGAAAGGTCACTGGCCCGGAAACactaactctgacttctctctgcagatgctgccagacctgctgagcttttccagcaatttttgtttttgtttcttatttcaAAGGGGGTTGGAGTGTCCAAATAGAAAGTCTTACTACAATGTACAAGGTGCTAGTGACAccacttctggagtactgtgattAGTTTTGGTTCTCTTATTTAGGAAAAGATAatgtcattggaggcagttcagagaagagaATAATCTCCAGTATGAACAGATTGTCTATGAGCAGAGGTTAAACAGTGTTACAACATGGGGAAAACCCTTCTGCTAacttaaaccagacacacagaaagcTCACCTGACCCCATAATCTGTCaaagtatgagtgacaaagaactaccAAATTCCACTctttaaagaaaaaaattaatAATTTGTTCTTTAATTCCAAGGAAAAAATGAGAACATTAAAGAACTATCTATACTGTaagcttcctttgtctgctcaatTTATCTTTTTCCACTCTACAACAATATACTGATCTGATAAACCCCCTCCAATCAAGTGAACAAAACATAAGTTAAATTTCAAATCAGCCAgctgtctctcttgctctgtaGATTTCATCTGAAATCTATGACTGAAAAAAGATATCTTTCAGAGAGAGTCTCTGCGGGCAATGTGTTGGTGCTCTttctctggctaactgttcaagATGCCTGATTTTTATACCCCAAAGTATCAGATCATCTCActgatgttgtcaaaacagtaaaatttgattgggttttaatatcttggagcataatttaaactgattggctcaAACTGAAGTGTTGTGGGACATAGCTGAGCTGAGTTGCtatgtttcacagccaaatgttacatttgtaaatttttcagcacactctgtgcttgCAGCCAATCACAGGACAGGCTTAcccgttggaggatcgtttggttgtgctgacctgttttccatcttgtcggcgatcccattgtgtgtgcttcctgcacagaggagtcaggttgttacaatccatatgtacaacccctatgttccagcggctgatgtcctgaccttcctgggaaggtacgtccaagttgagggagaagccactgacgtgatcgacccctttgggatctggaccagtaagcggcaggtcagggtaactctgagggccgatgacaatgggaacatcctccacccaccctcgcgCTTcacaattggagggagcagaggctacctgacatgtgcagggcagccgaaagtatgccgaacctgcgggaagtagtgacacgtggcggcggattgcaagGTGACCAAAGGCAGGAACTGCAAACATGAGGGTCACTTGcctaaggactgtcaggaagaaaagagctgcaacctgtgcggataGGCAGGCCACATGTACAAGACCTGCCCAAGCCGAGGGGGGTggccccacttacgcacagatggctggaggtggcaatgtgagccgtggacccccaaagaccagtaaggtccaccagGCAGCAGGGAATcagagtctggtggcacccagaaagaagaacaggctggagtggaggaggcggcagccagtgGAGAGACACAGTAGCTGATCTTAGCTCTAGatgggcagatggaagaaatggaggaggaggtaatcaagcaggcagaggagtggatacctgttaaaaacaggaaaagaaaatcctgccaggcccccaaagcctcccagcaaaaggggaaaagacagctgcacgagggagggacggccagctcttcagAGGGGGAAGATGGGCGCAAAGGTCATCACctccagaagaagagacagagcgccgtaggtaaagaggagggcatttcctcccaaccaggaaacaacggacccccccgaagtccaccctccacccagtgagaaccagggggtacccactgccccacaactacaggcaactgaGAACTGTGATGCTcttgacagtcccattgtcagacacagaactggacagtgtggacacttgccttggctcaatgacaccagagcgggtaaatgaccccagtgacgagctggatagctacctcagcccagagaaggtccagcagttcgtgctcaccatggggatgtagacagctaccccagagacaggatagtcaaatggacaatggtaaccccataaactgggggttaaagaagtttcctttgctttcatataacagggcacccactcagtaggtgggttccgctgaagccacagctaaATACTGAGACTGGATGGTTAATAAAGGGAACTGTAAAGAGGATAACTataaattcgattaattcaatctgttctttgtaatgttaagacatgcaatgtatatatctATGAACAACATggcaaattgtacaagtaccaaagatttatttctatgaataaagtata
This Chiloscyllium punctatum isolate Juve2018m chromosome 30, sChiPun1.3, whole genome shotgun sequence DNA region includes the following protein-coding sequences:
- the LOC140455052 gene encoding uncharacterized protein; this translates as MEKKHFKQERGFCTRSTLLYHRRIHTGEKPFTCEMCNKSFSQSSSFRKHQHIHTGERPFKCGVCDKAFTNSTSFLMHQRNHTAEKPFKCEECDMAFTQPSDLLRHQRVHTGEKPFKCEMCDKAFTRSATLVRHRRMHTGEKPFICEVCEMAFTQSSELVIHQRIHTGQKPFKCDLYDQAFTRSATLVNHRHIHTGERPFRCEVCNQVFGRSSTLVSH